GGGTTTTCGAACCATTGTTTACCGAAGAAGATGCCATAATTTCCGACGAGCTCAATCATGCTTCAATTATTGATGGCGTAAGGTTGTGTAAAGCTGCAAGATACCGTTACAAAAACAACAATATGGAAGATCTGGAAGCGCAACTTATTGAGGCTTCAAAAAAAGATCATCGTTTCAAAATTATCGTAACAGACGGTGTTTTCTCAATGGATGGCATTGTTGCGGATCTTAAAGGTGTTTGTGATTTGGCAGACAAATATGACGCTTTGGTGATGGTGGATGACTCTCATGCAACTGGATTCATCGGGAAAACAGGCCGTGGTACGCACGAAGCTAACGAGGTTATGGGACGTGTGGACATTATCACATCAACTTTAGGAAAAGCTTTAGGTGGTGCTTTGGGAGGTTTTACTTCGGGAAAAAAAGAAATTATCGACATGCTTCGCCAAAGATCAAGACCTTATTTATTCTCAAATTCTTTGGCGCCAGGTATCGTGGGTGCAGCTTCAAAAGTTTTGGATATGATTTCGGATGATACAAGCCTAAGAGATAAGGTGATGGAAAATGCATCTTATTTTAGAACCGAAATGAAAGCAAAAGGTTTTGATATCCCAGATGGTGATGCTGCTATTGTTCCTGTAATGTTGTACGATGCACCACTATCTCAGAATATGGCGGAAAAACTGATGGATGAAGGTATTTATGTAATCGGATTCTTCTATCCAGTTGTTCCAAAGGGCAAAGCGAGAATTAGAGTTCAGTTATCTGCGGCACATACCAGAGCACATTTGGATAAAGCCATTGCTGCTTTCGAAAAAGTTGGAAAAGAATTAGGTGTAATTTAATACATCTAAATTATTAATACTTAAAAATCCCGTTCCTTGAGCGGGATTTTTTAATGGCAATATTCTTGCTTAGATTTTAGCCTAACATTCAATCACCATTATTATGAAAAAATTATCACTAGGAATTATTGCAATATTTGCACTTTCCATTTTAACAAGTTGCGAAGCCATTAATACTATTTTTAAAGCAGGAATGTGGTGGGCGTTTATACTCATGTTTGGAGGTATTGCTTTGATTATTTGGTTGCTTTCCAAATTTATGGGAGGTGGCAAAAAATAAAAAGGTGGGAAATTTTCCCACCTTTTATTTTATATAAACGAACTCAAATTACATCGTCTCATCTGCTGAAGGTCCATAGATTCCCGGAACAGGAATGTCTAATAATCTTAGATACACACTAAGTTGTCCTCTGTGATGGATCAAATGATTGGTGATGACAAATCGGTAAGCGCCCATTTTTTGCATCACACCGATAACATGTTCTCCATATTTGAAAGTCCATTCGTCAAACCAAAACTCATCGGATTTAGAATTTGCAAATTCGATGTTTTTTGCTAAACCCGCTTCTAAAATTTGGATAAGTTCTTCAAAAGTAGCTGATGGGTTAGGTTGGTAATCGGTTGCATAATTGAAAGAATCGCCTTCCAGCGCATTTGGTAACCACGATTGCAGCTCTACAATATGTTTTGCTAATGCACCTGCAGATATCGATTTTTCATGAGGTTTCCAAGTCCAGTGGTCTTGGTTAAGACGCTCCAACAGACGTTTCGTATTATCTGTTTCGCGTTGCATTTCTATGATCAAACTTTCTTTAATGCTCATCTTGTTAGATATTTTAAAGAAAATTATTGTTTAAGATTTTCAAGAACTTCGCTCAAATCACTATAAGCCCCACCATTGTAAACATCTGTCAAACCTTCTGCCTTGAAATATTCTGTAGCTTTTCCAGAACGATTTCCGCTTCGGCAGAAAAATATTTTTGTACCACTTAGGTTAAGAATTTCTTGTTTACGATCTTCCAACTCGCCTAACGGAATATTTTGTGCTTCTTCGATGTGACCATCCATTTCCAATTCCATAGGTTCGCGAACATCGATGAGATGATAATTTCCCGATAATAGGATATCTTCAATTGCCATTTTAATTTTTTTTTATTGTTATTAAACAAAACTACAATTTAATTTTTGGATTCAACTTTTCAACAATTATAAATTTTAGTAAAAACTTTTAAAATTTAATTTCATCGAAAATTTTATATTTAATTATAACTTTGCAGCAGTGATTTTTAATGCACAAAATACACAACTTATCAAAGAGAAAGCTAAGAAATTTGGCTTTCAGTCTTGCGGTATTTCCAAATCAGAATTTTTGGAAGAAGAAGCACCTCGTTTAGAAGAATGGCTAAAAAATAATTACCAAGGCGAAATGCAGTACATGGAAAATTATTTTGACAAACGTCTTGATCCAAGATTGTTGGTAGAAGGTTCAAAATCGATTATATCGTTAAGTTATAACTATTTTCCCAAAGAAGATATTTTTGAAAATAAATTTCAGAAAATCTCAAAATACGCCTACGGACAAGATTATCACGAAGTTATTAAAGAAATTCTACGCGAAATGATTTTGGAGCTTCGGGATGAGATTGGCGATTTCGAATGTCGTGTTTTTGTAGATTCAGCGCCAGTTTTGGAGCGGGCTTGGGCAAAAAAATCAGGCATTGGATGGGTTGGCAAAAACGCAAATCTTATTACAAAACAAAATGGTTCTTTTTATTTTTTAGCGGAAATAATTTGTGATTTGGATCTAGTTTATGACAATCCAACAACCGACCATTGTGGGACTTGTCGCAAATGTATTGAGGCTTGCCCTACCAATGCGATTGTCAGCGATAAGTTAATCGATGGATCCAAATGTATTTCTTACGCCACCATAGAATTAAAAGAAGAAATCCCGTCTTTTTTCAAAAATAAAATGGAAAATTGGATGTTCGGATGCGATATTTGTCAAGATGTCTGTCCTTGGAATCGTTTTTCGGCACCCACTTTAGAAGAAAAGTTTCAGCCTAATGAAGCTCTACAAAATTTCACCAAAAAAGAATGGATAGAGATGACGCAAGAGATTTTTTCTTCGGTTTTCAAAAAATCGCCTGTTAAGAGAACCAAATTTGCTGGGCTTAAGCGCAACTTGGATTTCCTGTCAGATTAGATTTTTTTGGTGTACTTTTAGCCTGAATCTCAATCGAGGCTTTTTCTCTCTATTTTGCATAGAATAATTTGTATTTATCTGCCCGAAATTGCTTATTTCGCGTGTTAAGAATATTATTTTTTTATGTTAAAAATTTTAAATTTTATTCTATATTTATTTTTTTAAATTCAGTTAATGAAAAAAATACTAATC
This genomic stretch from Chryseobacterium sp. POL2 harbors:
- the kbl gene encoding glycine C-acetyltransferase, which produces MISNKYLEYLQNELQNIENDGLYKRERIITSQQSAEIEANGKKLLNFCANNYLGLSNNSEVMKASQDAIASHGYGMSSVRFICGTQDIHKDLEAKISKFLGLEDTILYAACFDANGGVFEPLFTEEDAIISDELNHASIIDGVRLCKAARYRYKNNNMEDLEAQLIEASKKDHRFKIIVTDGVFSMDGIVADLKGVCDLADKYDALVMVDDSHATGFIGKTGRGTHEANEVMGRVDIITSTLGKALGGALGGFTSGKKEIIDMLRQRSRPYLFSNSLAPGIVGAASKVLDMISDDTSLRDKVMENASYFRTEMKAKGFDIPDGDAAIVPVMLYDAPLSQNMAEKLMDEGIYVIGFFYPVVPKGKARIRVQLSAAHTRAHLDKAIAAFEKVGKELGVI
- a CDS encoding phosphatidate cytidylyltransferase, encoding MKKLSLGIIAIFALSILTSCEAINTIFKAGMWWAFILMFGGIALIIWLLSKFMGGGKK
- a CDS encoding DinB family protein — protein: MSIKESLIIEMQRETDNTKRLLERLNQDHWTWKPHEKSISAGALAKHIVELQSWLPNALEGDSFNYATDYQPNPSATFEELIQILEAGLAKNIEFANSKSDEFWFDEWTFKYGEHVIGVMQKMGAYRFVITNHLIHHRGQLSVYLRLLDIPVPGIYGPSADETM
- a CDS encoding rhodanese-like domain-containing protein, translating into MAIEDILLSGNYHLIDVREPMELEMDGHIEEAQNIPLGELEDRKQEILNLSGTKIFFCRSGNRSGKATEYFKAEGLTDVYNGGAYSDLSEVLENLKQ
- the queG gene encoding tRNA epoxyqueuosine(34) reductase QueG is translated as MIFNAQNTQLIKEKAKKFGFQSCGISKSEFLEEEAPRLEEWLKNNYQGEMQYMENYFDKRLDPRLLVEGSKSIISLSYNYFPKEDIFENKFQKISKYAYGQDYHEVIKEILREMILELRDEIGDFECRVFVDSAPVLERAWAKKSGIGWVGKNANLITKQNGSFYFLAEIICDLDLVYDNPTTDHCGTCRKCIEACPTNAIVSDKLIDGSKCISYATIELKEEIPSFFKNKMENWMFGCDICQDVCPWNRFSAPTLEEKFQPNEALQNFTKKEWIEMTQEIFSSVFKKSPVKRTKFAGLKRNLDFLSD